The Danio rerio strain Tuebingen ecotype United States chromosome 1, GRCz12tu, whole genome shotgun sequence genome includes a region encoding these proteins:
- the LOC110437782 gene encoding piggyBac transposable element-derived protein 4 isoform X1: protein MPQKEHPCAFFECKAQHKSLHRLPSNERLRRKWLSIIFEDKVPENLPKLLYVCANHFSADSFENAGQFNSGFASKLFLKTGSVPTRRDPTLLRRKLVPVVPAVAVEGFHASASVPKKNTTNNADCIVGSDEELDFCDQDSVASSVDSSAEDMFIDDMDPILDRRPSSDLYLPEEDYDSKDAPQHRKRLCLSSAEGGDRKSENGFYWTETEKWQSSDEADVEPPLLVFTPNQNPGPQILPNRCSSALQFFQLLFPKSMFQTIAGYTNSYAAKYEERKGKLWNFISQSDMKSYVALVIYMGMFRCSSLSDYWSESQHFSLSFPAKIMSYRKFLSISKVLHLSESREDEKNILKKGTAGYERLGKIQPLYQVIRESCKSYFHPFQNITIVERMVKPQAGTGLKQSLKSRSPNMGFKLFALTDCTCGYTWDFFVYEGKSCASRSEGLSYETVMALVDENMLGSGYKLFVDKFYTSPTLFTDLLDKKVLACGPVWPNRTGYPKSAKNKLLSNAPRGTMRWIRQDKLLFVEWKDSKEVQMCSSFHKAYEGDTVQRKVRRDAHRTLEEIPVPAVVLDYSKNMEAVDSSDCITEHFRAIHKPKKWYQCMFYHFLDIAVENAFIMQELVTKGNGKKPLTRKAFLQALILELTDIDSLDSAAVPLTLSSSG, encoded by the exons ATGCCACAGAAGGAACACCCTTGCGCTTTTTTTGAATGTAAGGCTCAACACAAGAGCCTTCACCGTCTTCCTTCAAATGAGCGACTGAGGCGTAAGTGGCTGAGTATAATCTTTGAAGATAAGGTGCCTGAAAACCTACCAAAACTGTTATATGTTTGCGCTAACCATTTTAGTGCAGACAGCTTTGAGAACGCGGGACAATTCAACTCCGGATTCGCCagtaaattgtttttgaaaactggATCTGTTCCAACAAGACGCGATCCTACCTTACTTCGA CGAAAATTGGTTCCTGTTGTTCCAGCAGTTGCAGTGGAGGGTTTTCATGCTTCTGCTTCGGTTCCAAAGAAAAACACTACAAATAATGCGGATTGCATAGTTGGCAGCGATGAAGAACTTGATTTCTGTGACCAGGACAGTGTGGCATCCAGTGTGGACAGCTCAGCAGAAGACATGTTTATTGACGATATGGATCCTATTCTAGACCG TAGGCCTTCATCAGACCTTTACCTGCCAGAAGAGGACTACGATTCAAAAGACGCTCCACAACACAGAAAGAGACTTTGCCTGTCTTCTGCTGAAGGAGGCGACAGGAAAAGTGAAAATGGTTTCTATTGGACTGAAACAGAAAAGTGGCAAAGCTCAGATGAAGCAGACGTTGAGCCACCTCTGCTGGTCTTCACACCCAACCAAAATCCTGGCCCTCAGATTCTACCAAACAGGTGCTCCAGCGCTCTGCAGTTTTTTCAGCTCCTTTTCCCAAAGTCAATGTTTCAGACCATTGCAGGCTACACAAACAGCTATGCAGCCAAGTACGAAGAGAGAAAGGGCAAGTTGTGGAACTTCATTAGTCAAAGTGACATGAAGTCGTACGTAGCGCTGGTAATTTACATGGGCATGTTCAGATGCTCTTCACTATCAGACTATTGGAGTGAGTCCCAGCACTTCAGTCTGTCCTTTCCTGCAAAAATCATGTCTTACAGGAAATTTCTGTCCATCTCCAAAGTTCTTCATCTGAGCGAAAGCAGAGAGGACGAGAAGAACATCTTAAAGAAGGGAACAGCAGGTTACGAACGTCTGGGTAAAATCCAGCCTCTGTACCAAGTCATTAGGGAGTCCTGCAAATCATACTTTCATCCCTTTCAGAACATCACCATTGTTGAACGAATGGTCAAACCACAGGCTGGAACTGGACTCAAACAAAGCCTGAAAAGCAGATCTCCAAATATGGGGTTCAAACTCTTCGCACTGACAGACTGCACCTGCGGCTATACGTGGGACTTCTTTGTTTACGAGGGGAAGTCGTGTGCGTCACGGAGCGAGGGATTAAGCTATGAGACTGTGATGGCGTTAGTGGATGAGAATATGTTGGGTTCTGGGTACAAATTGTTTGTAGACAAGTTTTACACCAGCCCCACACTCTTTACAGACCTTCTGGACAAAAAGGTCTTGGCTTGTGGCCCTGTTTGGCCAAACAGGACCGGTTACCCAAAATCAGCTAAGAACAAGCTGTTATCGAATGCTCCACGTGGCACCATGCGTTGGATTAGACAAGACAAGCTGCTGTTTGTTGAGTGGAAAGACTCCAAGGAGGTGCAGATGTGCTCTTCATTCCATAAAGCCTATGAAGGCGATACTGTGCAGAGGAAGGTGAGGCGGGATGCACATCGAACTCTTGAGGAGATCCCCGTTCCAGCTGTGGTGCTGGACTACAGCAA GAACATGGAAGCAGTGGATTCATCTGATTGCATCACTGAACATTTCAGAGCCATACATAAACCCAAAAAGTGGTATCAATgcatgttttatcactttctggacATCGCTGTAGAGAATGCCTTCATCATGCAGGAACTAGTGACCAAGGGAAACGGCAAGAAGCCTTTAACACGAAAAGCGTTCTTGCAAGCCCTCATTTTAGAGCTTACAGATATAGATAGTCTGGATTCTGCAGCAGTTCCCTTGACTCTCTCTTCATCAGGATAA
- the LOC110437782 gene encoding piggyBac transposable element-derived protein 4 isoform X3, whose product MPQKEHPCAFFECKAQHKSLHRLPSNERLRRKWLSIIFEDKVPENLPKLLYVCANHFSADSFENAGQFNSGFASKLFLKTGSVPTRRDPTLLRRKLVPVVPAVAVEGFHASASVPKKNTTNNADCIVGSDEELDFCDQDSVASSVDSSAEDMFIDDMDPILDRPSSDLYLPEEDYDSKDAPQHRKRLCLSSAEGGDRKSENGFYWTETEKWQSSDEADVEPPLLVFTPNQNPGPQILPNRCSSALQFFQLLFPKSMFQTIAGYTNSYAAKYEERKGKLWNFISQSDMKSYVALVIYMGMFRCSSLSDYWSESQHFSLSFPAKIMSYRKFLSISKVLHLSESREDEKNILKKGTAGYERLGKIQPLYQVIRESCKSYFHPFQNITIVERMVKPQAGTGLKQSLKSRSPNMGFKLFALTDCTCGYTWDFFVYEGKSCASRSEGLSYETVMALVDENMLGSGYKLFVDKFYTSPTLFTDLLDKKVLACGPVWPNRTGYPKSAKNKLLSNAPRGTMRWIRQDKLLFVEWKDSKEVQMCSSFHKAYEGDTVQRKVRRDAHRTLEEIPVPAVVLDYSKNMEAVDSSDCITEHFRAIHKPKKWYQCMFYHFLDIAVENAFIMQELVTKGNGKKPLTRKAFLQALILELTDIDSLDSAAVPLTLSSSG is encoded by the exons ATGCCACAGAAGGAACACCCTTGCGCTTTTTTTGAATGTAAGGCTCAACACAAGAGCCTTCACCGTCTTCCTTCAAATGAGCGACTGAGGCGTAAGTGGCTGAGTATAATCTTTGAAGATAAGGTGCCTGAAAACCTACCAAAACTGTTATATGTTTGCGCTAACCATTTTAGTGCAGACAGCTTTGAGAACGCGGGACAATTCAACTCCGGATTCGCCagtaaattgtttttgaaaactggATCTGTTCCAACAAGACGCGATCCTACCTTACTTCGA CGAAAATTGGTTCCTGTTGTTCCAGCAGTTGCAGTGGAGGGTTTTCATGCTTCTGCTTCGGTTCCAAAGAAAAACACTACAAATAATGCGGATTGCATAGTTGGCAGCGATGAAGAACTTGATTTCTGTGACCAGGACAGTGTGGCATCCAGTGTGGACAGCTCAGCAGAAGACATGTTTATTGACGATATGGATCCTATTCTAGACCG GCCTTCATCAGACCTTTACCTGCCAGAAGAGGACTACGATTCAAAAGACGCTCCACAACACAGAAAGAGACTTTGCCTGTCTTCTGCTGAAGGAGGCGACAGGAAAAGTGAAAATGGTTTCTATTGGACTGAAACAGAAAAGTGGCAAAGCTCAGATGAAGCAGACGTTGAGCCACCTCTGCTGGTCTTCACACCCAACCAAAATCCTGGCCCTCAGATTCTACCAAACAGGTGCTCCAGCGCTCTGCAGTTTTTTCAGCTCCTTTTCCCAAAGTCAATGTTTCAGACCATTGCAGGCTACACAAACAGCTATGCAGCCAAGTACGAAGAGAGAAAGGGCAAGTTGTGGAACTTCATTAGTCAAAGTGACATGAAGTCGTACGTAGCGCTGGTAATTTACATGGGCATGTTCAGATGCTCTTCACTATCAGACTATTGGAGTGAGTCCCAGCACTTCAGTCTGTCCTTTCCTGCAAAAATCATGTCTTACAGGAAATTTCTGTCCATCTCCAAAGTTCTTCATCTGAGCGAAAGCAGAGAGGACGAGAAGAACATCTTAAAGAAGGGAACAGCAGGTTACGAACGTCTGGGTAAAATCCAGCCTCTGTACCAAGTCATTAGGGAGTCCTGCAAATCATACTTTCATCCCTTTCAGAACATCACCATTGTTGAACGAATGGTCAAACCACAGGCTGGAACTGGACTCAAACAAAGCCTGAAAAGCAGATCTCCAAATATGGGGTTCAAACTCTTCGCACTGACAGACTGCACCTGCGGCTATACGTGGGACTTCTTTGTTTACGAGGGGAAGTCGTGTGCGTCACGGAGCGAGGGATTAAGCTATGAGACTGTGATGGCGTTAGTGGATGAGAATATGTTGGGTTCTGGGTACAAATTGTTTGTAGACAAGTTTTACACCAGCCCCACACTCTTTACAGACCTTCTGGACAAAAAGGTCTTGGCTTGTGGCCCTGTTTGGCCAAACAGGACCGGTTACCCAAAATCAGCTAAGAACAAGCTGTTATCGAATGCTCCACGTGGCACCATGCGTTGGATTAGACAAGACAAGCTGCTGTTTGTTGAGTGGAAAGACTCCAAGGAGGTGCAGATGTGCTCTTCATTCCATAAAGCCTATGAAGGCGATACTGTGCAGAGGAAGGTGAGGCGGGATGCACATCGAACTCTTGAGGAGATCCCCGTTCCAGCTGTGGTGCTGGACTACAGCAA GAACATGGAAGCAGTGGATTCATCTGATTGCATCACTGAACATTTCAGAGCCATACATAAACCCAAAAAGTGGTATCAATgcatgttttatcactttctggacATCGCTGTAGAGAATGCCTTCATCATGCAGGAACTAGTGACCAAGGGAAACGGCAAGAAGCCTTTAACACGAAAAGCGTTCTTGCAAGCCCTCATTTTAGAGCTTACAGATATAGATAGTCTGGATTCTGCAGCAGTTCCCTTGACTCTCTCTTCATCAGGATAA
- the LOC110437782 gene encoding piggyBac transposable element-derived protein 4 isoform X8, whose translation MPSKRCYFHRESYKKDLSLCARHFTKNCFQNYSQFTAGFGLKLLLKEGAVPTIKDDCEPQPRKLVPVVPAVAVEGFHASASVPKKNTTNNADCIVGSDEELDFCDQDSVASSVDSSAEDMFIDDMDPILDRPSSDLYLPEEDYDSKDAPQHRKRLCLSSAEGGDRKSENGFYWTETEKWQSSDEADVEPPLLVFTPNQNPGPQILPNRCSSALQFFQLLFPKSMFQTIAGYTNSYAAKYEERKGKLWNFISQSDMKSYVALVIYMGMFRCSSLSDYWSESQHFSLSFPAKIMSYRKFLSISKVLHLSESREDEKNILKKGTAGYERLGKIQPLYQVIRESCKSYFHPFQNITIVERMVKPQAGTGLKQSLKSRSPNMGFKLFALTDCTCGYTWDFFVYEGKSCASRSEGLSYETVMALVDENMLGSGYKLFVDKFYTSPTLFTDLLDKKVLACGPVWPNRTGYPKSAKNKLLSNAPRGTMRWIRQDKLLFVEWKDSKEVQMCSSFHKAYEGDTVQRKVRRDAHRTLEEIPVPAVVLDYSKNMEAVDSSDCITEHFRAIHKPKKWYQCMFYHFLDIAVENAFIMQELVTKGNGKKPLTRKAFLQALILELTDIDSLDSAAVPLTLSSSG comes from the exons ATGCcttccaaacgctgctattttcaTAGAG AGAGTTATAAGAAAGATCTCTCTCTCTGTGCGAGGCATTTTACAAAGAACTGCTTCCAGAATTACTCGCAATTCACCGCTGGATTCGGTCTCAAACTTCTTCTCAAAGAAGGAGCGGTCCCGACGATAAAAGacgattgtgagccacaacct CGAAAATTGGTTCCTGTTGTTCCAGCAGTTGCAGTGGAGGGTTTTCATGCTTCTGCTTCGGTTCCAAAGAAAAACACTACAAATAATGCGGATTGCATAGTTGGCAGCGATGAAGAACTTGATTTCTGTGACCAGGACAGTGTGGCATCCAGTGTGGACAGCTCAGCAGAAGACATGTTTATTGACGATATGGATCCTATTCTAGACCG GCCTTCATCAGACCTTTACCTGCCAGAAGAGGACTACGATTCAAAAGACGCTCCACAACACAGAAAGAGACTTTGCCTGTCTTCTGCTGAAGGAGGCGACAGGAAAAGTGAAAATGGTTTCTATTGGACTGAAACAGAAAAGTGGCAAAGCTCAGATGAAGCAGACGTTGAGCCACCTCTGCTGGTCTTCACACCCAACCAAAATCCTGGCCCTCAGATTCTACCAAACAGGTGCTCCAGCGCTCTGCAGTTTTTTCAGCTCCTTTTCCCAAAGTCAATGTTTCAGACCATTGCAGGCTACACAAACAGCTATGCAGCCAAGTACGAAGAGAGAAAGGGCAAGTTGTGGAACTTCATTAGTCAAAGTGACATGAAGTCGTACGTAGCGCTGGTAATTTACATGGGCATGTTCAGATGCTCTTCACTATCAGACTATTGGAGTGAGTCCCAGCACTTCAGTCTGTCCTTTCCTGCAAAAATCATGTCTTACAGGAAATTTCTGTCCATCTCCAAAGTTCTTCATCTGAGCGAAAGCAGAGAGGACGAGAAGAACATCTTAAAGAAGGGAACAGCAGGTTACGAACGTCTGGGTAAAATCCAGCCTCTGTACCAAGTCATTAGGGAGTCCTGCAAATCATACTTTCATCCCTTTCAGAACATCACCATTGTTGAACGAATGGTCAAACCACAGGCTGGAACTGGACTCAAACAAAGCCTGAAAAGCAGATCTCCAAATATGGGGTTCAAACTCTTCGCACTGACAGACTGCACCTGCGGCTATACGTGGGACTTCTTTGTTTACGAGGGGAAGTCGTGTGCGTCACGGAGCGAGGGATTAAGCTATGAGACTGTGATGGCGTTAGTGGATGAGAATATGTTGGGTTCTGGGTACAAATTGTTTGTAGACAAGTTTTACACCAGCCCCACACTCTTTACAGACCTTCTGGACAAAAAGGTCTTGGCTTGTGGCCCTGTTTGGCCAAACAGGACCGGTTACCCAAAATCAGCTAAGAACAAGCTGTTATCGAATGCTCCACGTGGCACCATGCGTTGGATTAGACAAGACAAGCTGCTGTTTGTTGAGTGGAAAGACTCCAAGGAGGTGCAGATGTGCTCTTCATTCCATAAAGCCTATGAAGGCGATACTGTGCAGAGGAAGGTGAGGCGGGATGCACATCGAACTCTTGAGGAGATCCCCGTTCCAGCTGTGGTGCTGGACTACAGCAA GAACATGGAAGCAGTGGATTCATCTGATTGCATCACTGAACATTTCAGAGCCATACATAAACCCAAAAAGTGGTATCAATgcatgttttatcactttctggacATCGCTGTAGAGAATGCCTTCATCATGCAGGAACTAGTGACCAAGGGAAACGGCAAGAAGCCTTTAACACGAAAAGCGTTCTTGCAAGCCCTCATTTTAGAGCTTACAGATATAGATAGTCTGGATTCTGCAGCAGTTCCCTTGACTCTCTCTTCATCAGGATAA
- the LOC110437782 gene encoding piggyBac transposable element-derived protein 4 isoform X7 yields the protein MPSKRCYFHRESYKKDLSLCARHFTKNCFQNYSQFTAGFGLKLLLKEGAVPTIKDDCEPQPRKLVPVVPAVAVEGFHASASVPKKNTTNNADCIVGSDEELDFCDQDSVASSVDSSAEDMFIDDMDPILDRRPSSDLYLPEEDYDSKDAPQHRKRLCLSSAEGGDRKSENGFYWTETEKWQSSDEADVEPPLLVFTPNQNPGPQILPNRCSSALQFFQLLFPKSMFQTIAGYTNSYAAKYEERKGKLWNFISQSDMKSYVALVIYMGMFRCSSLSDYWSESQHFSLSFPAKIMSYRKFLSISKVLHLSESREDEKNILKKGTAGYERLGKIQPLYQVIRESCKSYFHPFQNITIVERMVKPQAGTGLKQSLKSRSPNMGFKLFALTDCTCGYTWDFFVYEGKSCASRSEGLSYETVMALVDENMLGSGYKLFVDKFYTSPTLFTDLLDKKVLACGPVWPNRTGYPKSAKNKLLSNAPRGTMRWIRQDKLLFVEWKDSKEVQMCSSFHKAYEGDTVQRKVRRDAHRTLEEIPVPAVVLDYSKNMEAVDSSDCITEHFRAIHKPKKWYQCMFYHFLDIAVENAFIMQELVTKGNGKKPLTRKAFLQALILELTDIDSLDSAAVPLTLSSSG from the exons ATGCcttccaaacgctgctattttcaTAGAG AGAGTTATAAGAAAGATCTCTCTCTCTGTGCGAGGCATTTTACAAAGAACTGCTTCCAGAATTACTCGCAATTCACCGCTGGATTCGGTCTCAAACTTCTTCTCAAAGAAGGAGCGGTCCCGACGATAAAAGacgattgtgagccacaacct CGAAAATTGGTTCCTGTTGTTCCAGCAGTTGCAGTGGAGGGTTTTCATGCTTCTGCTTCGGTTCCAAAGAAAAACACTACAAATAATGCGGATTGCATAGTTGGCAGCGATGAAGAACTTGATTTCTGTGACCAGGACAGTGTGGCATCCAGTGTGGACAGCTCAGCAGAAGACATGTTTATTGACGATATGGATCCTATTCTAGACCG TAGGCCTTCATCAGACCTTTACCTGCCAGAAGAGGACTACGATTCAAAAGACGCTCCACAACACAGAAAGAGACTTTGCCTGTCTTCTGCTGAAGGAGGCGACAGGAAAAGTGAAAATGGTTTCTATTGGACTGAAACAGAAAAGTGGCAAAGCTCAGATGAAGCAGACGTTGAGCCACCTCTGCTGGTCTTCACACCCAACCAAAATCCTGGCCCTCAGATTCTACCAAACAGGTGCTCCAGCGCTCTGCAGTTTTTTCAGCTCCTTTTCCCAAAGTCAATGTTTCAGACCATTGCAGGCTACACAAACAGCTATGCAGCCAAGTACGAAGAGAGAAAGGGCAAGTTGTGGAACTTCATTAGTCAAAGTGACATGAAGTCGTACGTAGCGCTGGTAATTTACATGGGCATGTTCAGATGCTCTTCACTATCAGACTATTGGAGTGAGTCCCAGCACTTCAGTCTGTCCTTTCCTGCAAAAATCATGTCTTACAGGAAATTTCTGTCCATCTCCAAAGTTCTTCATCTGAGCGAAAGCAGAGAGGACGAGAAGAACATCTTAAAGAAGGGAACAGCAGGTTACGAACGTCTGGGTAAAATCCAGCCTCTGTACCAAGTCATTAGGGAGTCCTGCAAATCATACTTTCATCCCTTTCAGAACATCACCATTGTTGAACGAATGGTCAAACCACAGGCTGGAACTGGACTCAAACAAAGCCTGAAAAGCAGATCTCCAAATATGGGGTTCAAACTCTTCGCACTGACAGACTGCACCTGCGGCTATACGTGGGACTTCTTTGTTTACGAGGGGAAGTCGTGTGCGTCACGGAGCGAGGGATTAAGCTATGAGACTGTGATGGCGTTAGTGGATGAGAATATGTTGGGTTCTGGGTACAAATTGTTTGTAGACAAGTTTTACACCAGCCCCACACTCTTTACAGACCTTCTGGACAAAAAGGTCTTGGCTTGTGGCCCTGTTTGGCCAAACAGGACCGGTTACCCAAAATCAGCTAAGAACAAGCTGTTATCGAATGCTCCACGTGGCACCATGCGTTGGATTAGACAAGACAAGCTGCTGTTTGTTGAGTGGAAAGACTCCAAGGAGGTGCAGATGTGCTCTTCATTCCATAAAGCCTATGAAGGCGATACTGTGCAGAGGAAGGTGAGGCGGGATGCACATCGAACTCTTGAGGAGATCCCCGTTCCAGCTGTGGTGCTGGACTACAGCAA GAACATGGAAGCAGTGGATTCATCTGATTGCATCACTGAACATTTCAGAGCCATACATAAACCCAAAAAGTGGTATCAATgcatgttttatcactttctggacATCGCTGTAGAGAATGCCTTCATCATGCAGGAACTAGTGACCAAGGGAAACGGCAAGAAGCCTTTAACACGAAAAGCGTTCTTGCAAGCCCTCATTTTAGAGCTTACAGATATAGATAGTCTGGATTCTGCAGCAGTTCCCTTGACTCTCTCTTCATCAGGATAA
- the LOC110437782 gene encoding piggyBac transposable element-derived protein 4 isoform X4: protein MSRRRCVLRCERKLVQFTLPKEESARKQWLDFIFTRTPKRYSPNLVLCSRHFTDDCFTNLGAINAGFAKRLKVKEGSVPTLFGPACSSESQPRKLVPVVPAVAVEGFHASASVPKKNTTNNADCIVGSDEELDFCDQDSVASSVDSSAEDMFIDDMDPILDRPSSDLYLPEEDYDSKDAPQHRKRLCLSSAEGGDRKSENGFYWTETEKWQSSDEADVEPPLLVFTPNQNPGPQILPNRCSSALQFFQLLFPKSMFQTIAGYTNSYAAKYEERKGKLWNFISQSDMKSYVALVIYMGMFRCSSLSDYWSESQHFSLSFPAKIMSYRKFLSISKVLHLSESREDEKNILKKGTAGYERLGKIQPLYQVIRESCKSYFHPFQNITIVERMVKPQAGTGLKQSLKSRSPNMGFKLFALTDCTCGYTWDFFVYEGKSCASRSEGLSYETVMALVDENMLGSGYKLFVDKFYTSPTLFTDLLDKKVLACGPVWPNRTGYPKSAKNKLLSNAPRGTMRWIRQDKLLFVEWKDSKEVQMCSSFHKAYEGDTVQRKVRRDAHRTLEEIPVPAVVLDYSKNMEAVDSSDCITEHFRAIHKPKKWYQCMFYHFLDIAVENAFIMQELVTKGNGKKPLTRKAFLQALILELTDIDSLDSAAVPLTLSSSG from the exons ATGTCGAGAAGGCGCTGTGTTCTGCGCTGTGAACGCAAGTTAGTGCAGTTTACACTTCCAAAGGAGGAGAGCGCGAGAAAGCAGTGGTTAGACTTCATTTTCACACGCACACCGAAGCGCTATAGTCCCAACCTTGTGCTCTGTTCCCGTCATTTCACTGACGACTGCTTCACAAATCTCGGCGCGATCAACGCGGGGTTTGCGAAACGCTTAAAAGTCAAAGAAGGGTCTGTGCCCACTTTATTTGGACCAGCTTGCTCCTCCGAATCGCAACCT CGAAAATTGGTTCCTGTTGTTCCAGCAGTTGCAGTGGAGGGTTTTCATGCTTCTGCTTCGGTTCCAAAGAAAAACACTACAAATAATGCGGATTGCATAGTTGGCAGCGATGAAGAACTTGATTTCTGTGACCAGGACAGTGTGGCATCCAGTGTGGACAGCTCAGCAGAAGACATGTTTATTGACGATATGGATCCTATTCTAGACCG GCCTTCATCAGACCTTTACCTGCCAGAAGAGGACTACGATTCAAAAGACGCTCCACAACACAGAAAGAGACTTTGCCTGTCTTCTGCTGAAGGAGGCGACAGGAAAAGTGAAAATGGTTTCTATTGGACTGAAACAGAAAAGTGGCAAAGCTCAGATGAAGCAGACGTTGAGCCACCTCTGCTGGTCTTCACACCCAACCAAAATCCTGGCCCTCAGATTCTACCAAACAGGTGCTCCAGCGCTCTGCAGTTTTTTCAGCTCCTTTTCCCAAAGTCAATGTTTCAGACCATTGCAGGCTACACAAACAGCTATGCAGCCAAGTACGAAGAGAGAAAGGGCAAGTTGTGGAACTTCATTAGTCAAAGTGACATGAAGTCGTACGTAGCGCTGGTAATTTACATGGGCATGTTCAGATGCTCTTCACTATCAGACTATTGGAGTGAGTCCCAGCACTTCAGTCTGTCCTTTCCTGCAAAAATCATGTCTTACAGGAAATTTCTGTCCATCTCCAAAGTTCTTCATCTGAGCGAAAGCAGAGAGGACGAGAAGAACATCTTAAAGAAGGGAACAGCAGGTTACGAACGTCTGGGTAAAATCCAGCCTCTGTACCAAGTCATTAGGGAGTCCTGCAAATCATACTTTCATCCCTTTCAGAACATCACCATTGTTGAACGAATGGTCAAACCACAGGCTGGAACTGGACTCAAACAAAGCCTGAAAAGCAGATCTCCAAATATGGGGTTCAAACTCTTCGCACTGACAGACTGCACCTGCGGCTATACGTGGGACTTCTTTGTTTACGAGGGGAAGTCGTGTGCGTCACGGAGCGAGGGATTAAGCTATGAGACTGTGATGGCGTTAGTGGATGAGAATATGTTGGGTTCTGGGTACAAATTGTTTGTAGACAAGTTTTACACCAGCCCCACACTCTTTACAGACCTTCTGGACAAAAAGGTCTTGGCTTGTGGCCCTGTTTGGCCAAACAGGACCGGTTACCCAAAATCAGCTAAGAACAAGCTGTTATCGAATGCTCCACGTGGCACCATGCGTTGGATTAGACAAGACAAGCTGCTGTTTGTTGAGTGGAAAGACTCCAAGGAGGTGCAGATGTGCTCTTCATTCCATAAAGCCTATGAAGGCGATACTGTGCAGAGGAAGGTGAGGCGGGATGCACATCGAACTCTTGAGGAGATCCCCGTTCCAGCTGTGGTGCTGGACTACAGCAA GAACATGGAAGCAGTGGATTCATCTGATTGCATCACTGAACATTTCAGAGCCATACATAAACCCAAAAAGTGGTATCAATgcatgttttatcactttctggacATCGCTGTAGAGAATGCCTTCATCATGCAGGAACTAGTGACCAAGGGAAACGGCAAGAAGCCTTTAACACGAAAAGCGTTCTTGCAAGCCCTCATTTTAGAGCTTACAGATATAGATAGTCTGGATTCTGCAGCAGTTCCCTTGACTCTCTCTTCATCAGGATAA